Proteins co-encoded in one Nothobranchius furzeri strain GRZ-AD chromosome 4, NfurGRZ-RIMD1, whole genome shotgun sequence genomic window:
- the kcp gene encoding kielin/chordin-like protein — MENSKLRTLLLLKLHLLGIFVMSLHSHSGPNPENVIDLLVALNVSQQRSGVSRLQASNSTVYKIRPRTAHLILPPKYSQFLHSNFQGSIGVHLVARQALKSSATIISLSSASSLILQIISSTFNDTLRVDYSLGGRAVASVYFPGSNPFSGGEWVQMAVNLEPDRLVFFVSCLEAVVLPVKRENRSNLEVPQDVIIALASTPGQKDSKFNGYLKTAEISLKAYPRRPWSCDNITDDLPLSHHNDMHRPNSPNDTNKILHLDASPNKHQTNHQLQDPRDLQSDQQQRGAALEPPGSPEGVKSVHPTRLDKLERRLEEMIHMLDMVKAQNVDLQSRVKYLEGCECVRQGCVWDGREVEDGRHWKADLNTVCSCTSGKVTCKVGGCDLGDRVHNVSYDPPDVCQECINKHGTITGHCLQQCRGCIHSGGRYDHGSRWRSSENPCDVCSCLDGQVLCEKEQCITSCKDPASPPPEGCCPVCQGCGVNGHDIANGAVISTEDRCQKCTCVNGNMMCSPIQCPSLPCHNPVHLAGECCPRCEQCRYESEVYPSGQTFLSRSDPCLHCRCSNGEVSCERLDTSCPTLHCSHPAKHHGECCPTCRECEFDRRVYADGKVFVPAGSGPCQRCRCKAGNVTCHKEKCPPVQCSNPINHPHLCCPICTGCISEGVEYEEGSSWQPDGPCSSCTCVNGEILCTQVQCPSPNCLHPSRVTGSCCEECDSCTYNHRIYSNGQRFTTPDQPCHICTCLLGSVQCERRTCPPLTCTNSSTPPGECCPKCPDCSFENHIYVNGETFPSPVSVCEECKCVSGRIDCYQARCPHPHCNAPLPGTCCQNNCNGCSYAGKEYPNGQVFPHPNDPCRTCSCINGNVQCLMRRCPPLSCSIPNVLPGDCCPRCPDPPSDCMYEQRPYRHKERFYHPADGCQTCTCNNGSVHCQHKPCSFAPCSHPIAHECCWSCEGCWHEGRVRANGEMWEDSSDPCAVCVCREGSVQCEKKRCPSSNCNHPVQRQCCTSCDGCMFHGKEYPDGTEFSDDKDSCSVCYCYGGDVVCTKLPCNSDCNHPYHPPGQCCGECKRCSYNGVVLVSGQSIPDPGNPCSDCICQSGSVRCARKMCPEAPCPHPVTDPCGCPACNGCNFQGVTYADGQMIQGGGCQDCTCSRGEVVCAQRRCPAVSCLNPALDGCACGVCDGCRFNGRDYFNGERFQHPEDHCQLCSCLNGGVVCVPASCPRLSCQHPEIPAGECCSVCTGKCFHQGEEHQSGSTFTLLSDPCSTCSCLNEVVTCQRRPCPAQCSHPAPSDSCCPACDSCLYEGVVRSQSRTFTSLHNPCQSCTCVRGSVSCVPLICPPAPCSRPVVKPGQCCPECKVCLLDGQEFNDGQIWILSSNRCSTCTCQKGEVRCSPPECPKLPCLHQVTDPGSCCPRCRGCVYRGVAHHEGSSWFADSTPCMTCMCVDGVTTCSDVHCLSPCVNFISVPGECCPVCADCVFEGKVYGPGDSFHPADDPCQICTCEVMPDGEQHLKCYRKQCPSLVDCPKSNILFSGPESCCPVCAQPLTNCTNTLIGNEVLATDDPCFTCQCKDLTWTCLQQACPLLTCPVNEQVTLPDSCCPVCKDCVIESQNKRVTSGSSWTDSDDDCVTCTCNLGHVECSIEECLPVVCVNGQKQVKTPGRCCYECRGESCLYQGTEYHSDEQWEVDECTSCTCVSGDVRCRSERCPPLTCAADESPAVIPGLCCPHCLPRPATCITFGDPHYRTFDGRMLHFQGTCTYILTQDCEGGDFSVHVTNDNRGRKGVSWTKEVVVFLGNVTVNLLQDWVLKVNEEVVTLPFLYEPYVYIEQQTNTVLLNTNIGLKVLWSPRSHLEVSVPGSYKSQTCGLCGNFNGYHQDDLQMPDGRLAQSESEFGNGWRVTSGHHSLSSCHPGEDVDPCKSAGYQARKGANARCQVLKSSVFEPCHRVLPPEVWYGACVYDLCACGANSDECLCDALEAYASQCREAGVVLQWRSASLCAVGCPVERGFVFDECGPPCPVTCFNADTPLGVIESHCFKPCVPGCQCPAGLVLHNSYCIKPEKCPKIIYGNHL, encoded by the exons ATGGAGAACAGCAAACTGAGGACTCTGCTGCTGCTCAAGTTACATCTTCTGGGGATCTTTGTGATGTCTTTGCACAGTCACTCTGGTCCAAACCCTGAGAACG TAATTGACCTTCTAGTGGCTCTGAACGTATCGCAGCAGCGAAGTGGTGTGTCCAGACTGCAGGCTTCCAACAGCACGGTGTATAAAATCCGACCCAGAACAGCTCACCTCATCCTCCCTCCTAAATACTCGCAGTTCCTGCACTCCAACTTTCAAGGCAGCATTGGAGTGCATTTGGTGGCGCGTCAGGCGCTGAAATCCAGTGCCACGATAATTTCTCTCTCCTCTGCATCCTCACTCATCCTCCAGATCATCTCATCCACCTTTAATGACACGCTGAGAGTAGACTACTCACTTGGAGGAAGAGCTGTTGCCAGTGTTTACTTTCCTGGGAGTAATCCTTTCTCCGGGGGGGAATGGGTACAGATGGCTGTGAACCTAGAACCTGACAGGCTGGTGTTTTTTGTATCGTGTCTAGAAGCTGTCGTTTTACCAGTGAAACGTGAAAACAGGAGCAACTTGGAAGTTCCTCAAGATGTTATCATTGCTCTTGCCAGCACTCCAGGACAAAAGGACAGTAAATTCAAT GGTTACCTGAAGACAGCAGAAATATCACTGAAGGCATACCCTAGGCGTCCGTGGAGTTGTGACAACATTACAG ATGATTTGCCTCTGTCTCATCATAACGACATGCACAGACCAAACTCTCCAAATGACACCAATAAAATACTTCACCTTGATGCTTCACCCAATAAAcatcaaacaaaccaccagcttcaAGATCCCAGGGACCTCCAGAGTGATCAGCAGCAGAGAGGGGCAGCGCTGGAGCCTCCTGGATCTCCTGAAGGGGTGAAATCTGTTCATCCGACAAGGCTGGACAAGCTGGAGAGGAGGCTGGAGGAGATGATTCATATGCTGGACATGGTCAAAGCTCAG AATGTAGATCTACAGTCTCGTGTAAaatacctggaggggtgtgagtgtgtgaggcagGGGTGTGTTTGGGATGGACGTGAAGTGGAGGACGGCCGCCACTGGAAAGCTGACCTCAACACTGTGTGTTCATGCACATCTGGAAAGGTCACATGCAAAGTCGGCG GGTGTGATTTGGGTGATCGAGTTCACAATGTGTCCTACGACCCTCCAGATGTCTGCCAGGAATGCATAAATAAA CACGGAACCATAACTGGACACTGCCTCCAGCAATGCAGAG GTTGCATCCATTCTGGTGGCAGATATGATCATGGATCCAGATGGAGGTCATCCGAGAATCCCTGTGATGTCTGCTCCTGTTTA GATGGTCAGGTTCTCTGTGAGAAGGAGCAGTGCATCACTTCCTGTAAAGACCCTGCCTCTCCACCACCTGAGGGCTGTTGTCCAGTCTGTCAAG GCTGTGGTGTGAACGGACACGACATTGCTAACGGAGCTGTAATCTCAACAGAAGACCGCTGTCAGAAGTGTACATGTGTG AATGGAAATATGATGTGTTCACCTATTCAGTGTCCTTCTTTGCCTTGTCACAATcctgtgcatcttgctggggagtGTTGCCCACG ATGTGAGCAGTGTAGATATGAGTCAGAAGTGTACCCGAGTGGTCAGACGTTCCTCTCCAGGAGCGACCCCTGTCTCCACTGCCGTTGTTCT AACGGTGAAGTGTCTTGTGAGCGACTGGACACTTCCTGTCCCACTCTACACTGTAGTCATCCAGCAAAGCACCATGGGGAGTGCTGTCCCACATGCAGAG AATGTGAGTTTGACAGAAGGGTGTACGCTGATGGCAAAGTGTTTGTCCCTGCTGGGAGTGGACCCTGCCAGCGGTGCAGGTGTAAG GCTGGAAATGTAACTTGCCACAAGGAGAAATGTCCTCCTGTTCAGTGCTCCAACCCCATTAATCACCCACATTTATGTTGTCCAATCTGCACCG gatgCATATCAGAGGGGGTGGAATATGAAGAAGGCTCCAGCTGGCAACCTGATGGTCCCTGTTCCAGCTGCACCTGTGTGAACGGGGAGATCTTGTGCACCCAGGTGCAGTGCCCATCCCCCAACTGTCTGCACCCAAGCAGAGTAACAG GATCCTGTTGTGAAGAATGTGACAGCTGCACTTACAACCACCGTATCTATAGCAATGGTCAGAGGTTCACTACTCCAGACCAGCCCTGCCACATCTGCACTTGCCTG CTTGGCTCTGTTCAGTGTGAAAGACGAACGTGTCCTCCTCTCACCTGCACCAACTCCTCCACCCCACCTGGAGAATGCTGCCCTAAATGTCCAG ATTGCTCCTTTGAAAACCACATATATGTGAATGGAGAGACTTTTCCCAgtcctgtgagtgtgtgtgaggagtGTAAATGTGTCAGTGGAAGGATTGACTGCTACCAAGCACGATGTCCTCATCCTCATTGTAACGCCCCTCTGCCTGGAACATGCTGCCAGAACAACTGCAATG GCTGCAGCTACGCTGGGAAGGAGTATCCTAACGGGCAGGTCTTTCCTCACCCAAATGACCCATGCAGAACATGTAGCTGCATT AATGGGAATGTCCAGTGTCTAATGAGGAGGTGTCCACCGCTGTCATGCTCCATCCCAAATGTGCTCCCAGGAGACTGCTGTCCTCGATGTCCAG ATCCTCCTTCAGACTGCATGTATGAGCAGAGGCCTTACAGACACAAGGAGCGTTTCTACCACCCTGCTGACGGCTGCCAAACGTGCACGTGCAACAACGGGTCAGTTCACTGTCAGCACAAGCCCTGCTCCTTTGCTCCGTGCTCTCACCCCATCGCAcatgagtgctgctggtcctGTGAAG GTTGTTGGCATGAAGGCAGAGTGCGAGCTAATGGGGAGATGTGGGAGGATTCTTCAGAcccgtgtgctgtgtgtgtttgtCGTGAGGGCTCAGTTCAGTGTGAGAAGAAACGCTGCCCTTCCTCCAACTGTAACCACCCAGTGCAGCGACAATGCTGCACGTCCTGTGATG GCTGCATGTTTCATGGTAAAGAATACCCCGATGGCACAGAGTTTAGCGATGATAAAGACTCCTGTAGTGTGTGTTACTGTTATGGAGGTGATGTTGTCTGCACCAAGTTGCCGTGTAATTCAGACTGTAATCACCCATACCACCCCCCTGGACAGTGCTGTGGAGAATGTAAAC GCTGCTCCTATAACGGCGTGGTCCTCGTGAGTGGACAGTCCATCCCAGACCCAGGAAACCCCTGctctgactgtatatgtcag AGCGGCTCAGTTCGTTGTGCAAGGAAGATGTGTCCAGAAGCTCCCTGTCCTCATCCTGTCACCGACCCATGTGGCTGTCCTGCCTGCAATG GTTGTAATTTCCAGGGTGTGACTTATGCTGATGGACAGATGATCCAAGGAGGAGGTTGTCAGGATTGCACGTGTTCA AGAGGTGAGGTGGTGTGTGCACAGAGGAGATGTCCAGCTGTGTCATGCCTCAACCCAGCTCTGGATGGCTGTGCATGTGGGGTGTGTGATGGGTGTCGCTTCAATGGAAGAGACTATTTCAATGGAGAGCGATTTCAACATCCTGAGGACCACTGtcagctctgctcttgtctg aatggtggtgtggtgtgtgtgcctGCATCTTGTCCACGTCTCTCCTGTCAGCACCCAGAGATTCCTGCAGGAGAGTGCTGCTCTGTCTGTACAGGAAAATGCTTTCATCAGGGTGAGGAGCATCAGTCCGGCTCCACTTTCACATTGCTCTCTGATCCCTGCTCTACCTGCTCTTGTCTG AACGAGGTGGTGACCTGTCAGAGGAGACCTTGTCCTGCTCAGTGTTCACATCCCGCCCCTTCAGACTCCTGCTGCCCCGCTTGTGACTCCTGCCTCTATGAGGGCGTCGTCCGCTCTCAGAGTCGCACCTTCACATCTTTACACAATCCCTGCCAGAGCTGCACGTGTGTCAGAGGCAGCGTTTCCTGTGTGCCCCTCATCTGCCCGCCAGCGCCCTGCTCTCGGCCCGTTGTCAAGCCAGGACAGTGCTGTCCAGAGTGTAAAG TGTGTTTGCTGGATGGACAGGAATTTAATGACGGGCAGATTTGGATCCTGAGTTCAAACCGCTGCTCCACCTGCACCTGCCAG AAAGGTGAGGTGCGGTGTTCCCCACCTGAGTGTCCCAAGCTGCCCTGTTTGCATCAGGTGACCGATCCTGGATCCTGCTGTCCTCGCTGTAGAG GGTGCGTGTACAGAGGAGTGGCGCACCATGAGGGGAGCAGCTGGTTTGCTGACTCCACCCCCTGTATGACATGCATGTGCGTGGATGGAGTCACCACCTGCTCTGATGTGCACTGTTTGTCTCCATGTGTCAACTTTATCAGCGTTCCCGGAGAGTGCTGTCCTGTGTGCGCTG ATTGTGTATTTGAGGGTAAAGTGTACGGTCCAGGGGACAGCTTCCATCCTGCTGACGACCCCTGTCAGATCTGCACATGTGAG GTGATGCCAGATGGAGAGCAACatctgaaatgctacaggaaacAGTGTCCCAGTTTGGTCGACTGTCCAAAGAGCAACATCCTGTTCTCCGGACCAGAATCCTGCTGTCCCGTTTGTGCAC AGCCTCTCACCAACTGTACAAACACACTGATTGGGAACGAGGTGCTCGCAACAGACGACCCTTGTTTCACCTGCCAGTGTAAG GACCTGACATGGACCTGCTTGCAGCAAGCTTGCCCGCTGCTCACCTGCCCTGTCAATGAGCAGGTAACTCTCCCAGATTCCTGCTGCCCTGTGTGCAAAG ATTGTGTGATTGAGAGTCAGAATAAGCGCGTGACCAGCGGTAGCAGCTGGACCGACAGCGATGATGACTGTGTCACCTGTACTTGTAAC TTGGGCCACGTCGAGTGCAGCATCGAGGAGTGCTTACCTGTGGTTTGTGTGAATGGTCAGAAACAAGTGAAGACGCCTGGAAGATGTTGTTACGAGTGCCGAG GGGAGTCGTGTTTGTACCAGGGGACCGAGTATCATTCAGATGAACAATGGGAGGTGGACGAGTGTACCAGCTGTACGTGTGTGTCAGGAGACGTACGCTGTAGAAGTGAACGCTGCCCTCctctcacctgtgcagca GACGAGAGTCCAGCTGTCATCCCTGGTCTATGTTGTCCCCACTGCCTTCCTCGTCCGGCGACCTGCATCACCTTCGGTGACCCTCATTACCGTACCTTCGATGGCCGCATGTTGCACTTCCAGGGAACGTGCACATACATTCTGACGCAGGACTGTGAAGGTGGAGACTTCAG TGTTCATGTCACAAACGATAACCGTGGAAGAAAAGGGGTGTCCTGGACTAAAGAGGTGGTGGTGTTTTTAGGAAATGTCACCGTGAATCTTCTCCAAGACTGGGTTTTGAAG GTAAATGAAGAAGTTGTGACTTTGCCTTTCCTCTACGAGCCGTACGTCTATATAGAGCAGCAAACCAACACTGTCCTCCTCAACACAAACATCGGACTGAAG GTGCTGTGGAGTCCTCGCTCCCACCTGGAAGTGAGCGTGCCAGGCTCGTACAAGAGTCAAACCTGCGGACTTTGCGGAAACTTCAACGGCTATCACCAGGATGATCTCCAAATGCCTGATGGCCGGCTTGCCCAATCAGAGTCTGAGTTTGGGAACGGCTGGAGA GTGACAAGTGGACATCACTCCCTCTCTTCCTGTCATCCTGGAGAAGATGTTGATCCGTGTAAGAGTGCGGGATACCAGGCCAGGAAGGGGGCGAACGCTCGTTGTCAGGTCCTGAAATCCTCCGTCTTTGAGCCGTGCCATCGGGTCTTGCCTCCTGAGGTGTGGTACGGCGCCTGCGTGTATGACCTCTGTGCGTGTGGAGCAAATTCTGATGAATGTCTGTGTGATGCACTGGAGGCTTACGccagccagtgcagagaggctgGAGTCGTCCTTCAGTGGAGAAGTGCATCCCTCTGTG ctgtgGGCTGTCCTGTGGAGAGGGGCTTTGTGTTTGACGAGTGCGGCCCACCTTGTCCTGTCACCTGCTTTAACGCTGACACTCCACTGGGGGTGATAGAGAGTCACTGCTTCAAGCCCTGTGTCCCAGGCTGTCAGTGTCCTGCTGGTCTAGTCCTGCACAACAGCTACTGCATAAAGCCAGAAAAGTGCCCAAAAATTATCTACGGCAACCATTTATGA